One Setaria italica strain Yugu1 chromosome II, Setaria_italica_v2.0, whole genome shotgun sequence DNA segment encodes these proteins:
- the LOC101777101 gene encoding uncharacterized protein LOC101777101, with protein sequence MEKDPRKAATPVKGSARAGTGGAMNRIQARRERKLALQQDVDKLKKKLRHEENVHRALERAFTRPLGALPRLPPYLPSQTLALLAEVAVLEEEVVRLEEQVVNFRQGIYKEAIIFSTAKNTHPSGGEVPVPVQLVPSNPVPNSVVSPTAARPGSDHPPTRPSPHNGVVNGKQAPRKPVPGSGSQDDRSGAGKENQSCSNTSSASRNSRQTPLQQKTPSKSRATPAVAPDRRRATPAQTTSAATPDRKRPADASASNRNKATSQDDSSVPNKLSEELLQCLLTIFSRMGSAGGGHGDEDQQAPSPSVSGSSESSGSGSEDAYPQDPYGILELGARDIGPYKRFHVVDAASFDRNAVAGDGDAFHARRLKALLRRLSSVDLAGLSHQQKLAFWINVYNSCMMNAFLEQGIPTTPQMLVAMMPKATINVGGRAHSAMSIEHFILRLPYSVKQVNPEGAKAGDDVTARGAFGLEWPEPLVTFALSCGSWSSPAVRVYTAARVEEELEAAKREYLQAAVGVTSPGKLAVPKLLHWYLLDFAKDVDSFMDWVCLQLPAELRQEAMRSVEDGRRGGAEPRRIQVLPYEFRFRYLLASS encoded by the exons ATGGAGAAGGATCCGAGAAAGGCCGCGACGCCGGTGAAGGGATCGGCCAGAGCTGGCACCGGAGGCGCCATGAACAGAATTCAGGCGAGGAGAGAGCGGAAGCTCGCGCTGCAGCAAGAT GTCGATAagctgaagaagaagctgcGCCACGAGGAGAACGTCCACCGAGCTCTGGAGCGAGCGTTCACGCGGCCGCTCGGCGCCCTGCCTCGCCTGCCGCCGTATCTGCCGTCTCAG ACGCTGGCTCTTCTCGCGGAGGTGGCGGTGCTGGAGGAGGAAGTAGTCCGGCTGGAGGAGCAGGTGGTGAATTTCCGGCAAGGGATCTACAAGGAGGCGATCATCTTCTCCACCGCCAAGAACACCCATCCCTCCGGCGGCGAAGTTCCCGTGCCGGTGCAGCTCGTTCCGTCGAACCCGGTGCCCAATTCAGTAGTCTCTCCGACGGCAGCACGCCCAGGTTCAGACCATCCTCCCACCCGTCCATCGCCGCACAACGGCGTCGTCAATGGCAAGCAAGCACCAAGAAAGCCCGTCCCTGGCTCGGGGAGCCAGGATGACCGGTCCGGGGCAGGGAAAGAGAATCAGTCGTGCAGCAACACGTCGAGCGCAAGCAGGAACAGCCGCCAGACGCCGTTGCAGCAGAAGACGCCCAGTAAGTCCAGGGCGACGCCGGCAGTGGCACCTGACAGACGCAGGGCAACTCCTGCTCAG ACAACCAGTGCAGCAACGCCAGACCGTAAAAGGCCTGCGGACGCTTCCGCCAGCAACCGAAACAAAGCGACGTCCCAGGACGACTCGAGCGTGCCGAACAAACTGtctgaggagctgctgcagtGCCTGCTGACCATCTTCTCCCGGATgggctcggccggcggcggccatggagacgAGGACCAGCAGGCGCCGTCCCCGTCGGTGTCGGGCTCCAGCGagagctcgggctcgggctcggagGATGCGTACCCGCAGGACCCCTACGGCATCCTGGAGCTCGGCGCCAGGGACATCGGCCCGTACAAGCGGTTCCACGTGGTCGACGCCGCGTCGTTCGATCGGAACGcggtggccggcgacggcgacgcgttCCACGCCCGGAGATTGAA GGCCTTGCTACGGAGGCTGTCGTCGGTTGACCTGGCGGGGCTCTCGCATCAACAGAAGCTGGCGTTCTGGATCAACGTCTACAATTCCTGCATGATGAAC GCGTTTCTGGAGCAAGGGATACCTACCACCCCCCAAATGCTCGTGGCGATGATGCCGAAG GCGACCATAAACGTTGGTGGGCGCGCGCACAGCGCCATGTCCATCGAGCATTTCATCCTCAGGCTGCCCTACAGCGTCAAGCAG GTGAATCCGGAAGGGGCGAAGGCCGGCGACGACGTGACGGCGCGCGGAGCGTTCGGGCTGGAGTGGCCTGAGCCCCTCGTCACGTTCGCGCTCTCCTGCGGCAGCTGGTCCTCACCCGCG GTGAGGGTATACACGGCGGCGCgcgtggaggaggagctggaggcggCGAAGCGGGAGTACCTGCAGGCGGCCGTGGGCGTGACGTCGCCGGGGAAGCTGGCGGTGCCGAAGCTCCTGCACTGGTACCTGCTGGACTTCGCCAAGGACGTGGACTCGTTCATGGACTGGGTGTGCCTGCAGCTGCCGGCGGAGCTGCGCCAGGAGGCGATGCGGAGCGTGGAGgacggccggcgcgggggcgcCGAGCCCCGGCGCATCCAGGTCCTGCCGTACGAGTTCAGGTTCAGGTACCTGTTGGCCTCCTCGTGA